GCCATAAACATTTGTTGTGGTAACTCTATTGGTTCACCTTTACTATTTTTTATTAAATATCTATCATATAGAGTTTTTACACCTAAATAATTAAATAAAAAATCTCTTTGCGGTTTTAAATAAGAGTTTAAATCATCTAAATCATATCCATTTGCCAAATTTGGGATTAATCTTCCTGCATTTATTCCAAACTCAATATATGATTTTAAATGACAATAAGGCTCTCCTTTAATTCCATGTGTTGCAATACCAACTCTATGATATAAATCATATAAAAATAGCCTTGCTGCAACAAATGTCCAATTTGGAACATCTATATCTATTTTTTCAACTGCTGTTTTTATCAAAGCATCTTGAATGTCACTTGAACTCATACCATCTATAAACTTTATATGAGAATCTAGTTCTAATTCACTTTGACTTACCCCTTCTAAACCTTTTGTAGCATCAATAGTCATTTTTTGGATTTTTGTAATGTCCAAAACCTCTCTTCGACCATTTCTTTTTTGAATCATTATTGTCATTTACTTGTCCTTAAACTATTTAAAAACTCTATTAAATATTGCATCTACATTTTTTGTATAGTAGTCAAAATTAAAACACTCTCTTATTTGCTCTTGGCTTAAAGATTTTCCAAGTTCCTCATCAGATAAAAGATATTGAAGATAAAGAGATTCTCCTTTTTCGTTTGTTGTTGATTTTCCTTTTTGTATCTCTTCCCAAACTCTCATAGCATTTCTTTGAACTATTCTATAAGCATCTTCTCTACTAACACCTTTTAATGGTAACTCTAATAAAACTCTTTGAGAAAATACTAATCCACCCGTTAAATTTAAATTTTTCATCATATTTTCAGGCATAACTGTAAGATTTGCTATTACACTATTCATTCTATGAAGCATAAAATCTGTTGTTATAAAAGCATCTGGCAACCAAAATCTCTCTGTTGAAGAGTGACTTATATCTCTTTCATGCCATAAAGCTACATTTTCCATAGCTGGTATACAATAGGCTCTTATCATTCTAGCTAAACCTGTAATATTCTCTGTTAAAATAGGATTTCTCTTATGTGGCATTGCTGAACTTCCTTTTTGCCCAGCTGCAAAATACTCCTCTGCTTCATAAACTTCTGTTCTTTGAAGATGTCTTACTTGTACTGCAAATTTTTCTACACTAGAAGCTAAAAGGGCTAAAGAAGTCGCAAGTCTAGCGTATCTATCTCTATGAATTACTTGATTACTACAAGGTTCTGGTTTAAGCCCAAGCTCAGCCATTGCATACTCTTCAAGTTCAAGTGGTGCATGTGCAAAATTCCCCATAGCTCCACTAATTTGCCCAACTGCAATTACCTCCATAGTCTCTTCAAGGTTTTTAAGATGTCTTTTTACTTCATCATACCAAACTGCAAGTGTAAGTCCAAAAGTTATTGGTTCACCATGAATTCCATGGCTTCTTCCTACCATTAAAGTATATTTATGTTCATTCGCTCTTTTTTTGATAGACTCTAAAAGCATTTTCACATCTTCAATAATAATTATTAAAGAGTCTCTCATTTGTAAGGCAACACCTGTATCAACAGCATCTGAACTTGTCATTCCATAATGAAACCATCTTGACTCTTCCCCTAAAGATTCAGATACACTAGTATTAAATGCTATTAAATCGTGTTTTGTAATAGCTTCAATCTCTTCAATTCTTTGAACACTAAACTTTGCATTTTTTACTATCTTTTCACAATCTTCATCAGGAATAAGCCCTAATTTATTCCAAGCTTTAACAGCTGCTTTTTCAACCTCTAACCAAGCTGCATATCTTGCTTCTTGTGTCCATTTTGAGCTCATCTGCTCTCTAGCATATCTTTCAACCATATAAATTCCCTTATAATCGTATTTCTATATTTTTTATTATAAAATAGCTTTAAAATTTAGTTTGTATTGTATCTAAATAATATAAAATCAAACAAAAGTAGGAATATAATTTGCCATTTGTACTTAAGAAATTTCAAGCAATAAAAGATAAAAAAATACAGATTTTTTTGACCCATTATTTAAACTATAGCCCAAAAATAGCCCAAAAGTTAATAGGTAAAGGAAGAGTATTTAGAGATGATATGAGTGCTTTTAATCCTAGTGATATTATTGATTGTGAAGAGATTTTTATTGGAGTTTTTGAAGGTCAAAGTAGGGGATTAAAACCTCTTTTAGAATTTAATGATTTTGCAATATTTGATAAGCCAACAAACTTAATGGTTCATCCAATTTCTAAACATACACAATACTCTCTTTTAGATGAAATAAGATATTTTTTTGGAGAAGATGCAAATTTAATCCACCGAATTGATGCAGAAACGAGTGGCTTAGTAATTGTAGGAAAAAACAAAAAAAGTGAAATAGAACTAAAAGATATGTTTCAAGAGAAAAAATATCATAAATCTTATCTTGCTATTGTTTGCGGAAAATTAGAAAAAGAGCTAACTATAAATAAACCTCTTGATAAAGAAGGTCTTTTAATTGGTGTCAAAATGAAAGTTTGTAATGAAGAAGAGGGTGGGAAAGAGTCAATTACAATTATAAAACCTTTAAAATATAATCAAAATAGAGATTTAACACTTATTGAAGCTATTCCACTAACAGGAAGGCAACATCAAATAAGAGTTCATCTTCACTCTATAAATCATACAATTTTGGGAGACCCAATTTATGGTATAGATGATATTAATGCAGAAAATTATCTAAATAAAACTTTAAGTAGTAATGATAGATTTACTTTAAGTGGCTCTTCAAGACTTTGGCTTCATGCAAACTATTTGGAATTTTCATATAAAAATATTATCTATAAAATATTTTCAAAAAATAGAGATATTTTTAATGAATTTGAAAGATGTTAAAAGCAAACAAAAGTTTGCCTTTAAGCTTATTTTATAATATTTGCTAACTCTTCAGTTGTAGAGATTTTCTCAATTTTTACAACTTTTCCATTATCTAAAGAGTAAACAATGATTTTTCCATCTTCTTTTGTGAAATTATCTTTATTTGTATCATCTAAAAGTAGAACTGAAAAAGGGTATTTTTTCATCTTTGGTAAAGCAATAAATTTAGATATTAAACTTGGCATTCCTGAAATATCAGCTACATAAACAGCAGAATTTTTCTCTAAAACATTCTCTTTTTCACTTAATGGTAAAAGATAATCTCTTAATAAATCACTTGTTTTTTTATCACTAGCAAAAAGAATAGTTTTTATTTTTGCATCAATAATCTTTTCAGCTTCATGTTGGTCTTTAATTTTAATATTTTCAACAACACTATCAACTGCTAAAGGAGCAGCATTTAAACCTAAAACTAAAAAAGTAGCTAGAAGTAGTTTTTTTAACATATTTTTTCCTTAAAAAATTTTTATGGATTGTATCTTTTAAAAGTAAACAAAAAGTTAAATATAAGTTTTTATTGCAAACTCTTATTTAATTTATTTAAATATAAAGATATATTTTTTTGTATAGTTTCCAAATTTACTAGTTTTTGTTCAACTTGATAGTTCTCTTTTTCACTACTATTTTTTAGATAATCATCTATTTCGCTTATTTGATTATCTACTTTCATTTTATACTCATTCATTAGATTTATAACATCTTTTAAAGGTTTATTAAATTGTGTTTTAATATAAAATGCTAGATATTCAAAATCTATAAAATCTTTATAAATTGATTGTTGAATAATATCTCTTAGAGTATCTTTACGAGTTAAAATAGTATTTATATTCTCATAAAAAAGATTAAGCTCTTTATCTATTTTATTTCCTAGATTTGAGATTTCTCCATCTTGAAAATTATTTATTTTTTGATTTAATATAACATATAACTCATCTAATTTTCTTAATTTATTATCAACTATTGCCATTTCATCTTTTATTCTTAACTCTATTGATTTATTAATTTTAAAATATAGATTTATAAAAAATGAGAATATAAAAAATAAGAAAAATCCTAAAATAAAACCTATATAGTAGAATACAAATACACTTATATTATAAATAGTTATTAATACGAAACCAATAATAATAGCTCTTATATCATCACCTCTTCCTAAAGAAGAGTAATTTTCTTTTAATTTATTTGATAATTTTTCTCTTAAAAAAGATATGCTTTGACTTAATTTTGATGGTTTTGATAAATATTCATCAAATAATTTTTCATAATCTAAAAGTAGCTTTTTTAGTTTTTCATCTGTTTCATAATGGAAAATTTCTTTACCTATTATTAAACCTTTTTTTGTATAAAGAATATTCGTAATTTGTGAAAATTTATAAGTTCTAAAAGATAATTTTCCTATTAAATAAATAAAAATTAAACTATAAATAGATATAAACATATATATAAAATATTCATAATTATCTGAAAAATAAGATAAAAACCCAACGCCCATAAAAACAATTATAAAAGGAATATTTAAAAAAGTTATAGTTTTTAAATAATCCTTATTTACTGTAAGAAGTAGCTCTTTTAAAGAGATATAGTTATAAATACTAAATCCCTTTTTTTCTATCTCTTCTTTTGTTTCGTAGTTTAAATAATCTTTTGTATACATAGGTTTATTTATTTAAAATATCTTCTAATTCATCACTTTGTTGTTTAGTAAGTAGTTTTATACTTGCTAAACTTTTTCTAGCTTGATCAAAGTTTTCTTGCTCTTTTTTAGCTTCAATAGCAACTTGCTCTCTATAATCTTCTATCTCTTCAAAGTGAGTTTTTAATTTACTAACATTCTCTACAAAAACATTTAAAGATAAAACTGGTTTTGAAGATAACTCTTCTGCTTTTTTATTACTTTTTATAGCTTCATCAGTTAAAGTTGAAGACATTTTATCTATTGTTTTACTCATAGCTTCTATTGTTGCCATTGAAGCATCTATTGCTTTTTGTCCAGATATTTCAATAATTGCAGTTGATAAAAGTGTTTTAAATATTGGTTTAGAAGCATTCATTGATAAAGATAATTTTCTAGCAGAATCCAATCTTACAAGTAATCTTTTTTTTGCCATCTCTAAATTACCTATTAAAACTACTAAATTAGTTTGAAAAAACTCTATACTTTTTACAAAAAGTTTTGTTTTATCATCATCAGAATTTACTTGTAAGTTTTGTTTAAACTCTTGTAATTTTATATCTAAATACTCTTTATAATCAACAACTTTTCCTAAATTTTGCTCTATTCCTTCTAAAAAATTGTTTTGCATATCTATTGAAGTATTTAAAGAGTTATAAGCTTGGTCAAATCCACTAAATATTGTTGAGATTTTTCCATTTATTGATTGGATATTAAAGCTTTGTTCATCCCATTTCTCATCAAGATATTTTGCTACATTCCCAATAACAGGGATTGATTTAAAAAACTTCATTACTCCACTATCATTATCAATAATCTCATCATAAACAACATTCATCTGTTTATTCATAGATTCTAAAACTTTTGATACATCCATAATAGGGTCATTTTCTATTATTTTTGCTGTTTCATCTATAATAGAATCAATTGGTGCAGTAATTTTTTCACCTAACTCTCTAAAATCTTTTACTTCTTGAAAAGATTTTTCAACTAGCTCTTTTTCTACTACTGTTAAACTATTTTCCATATGAATTCCTTATTTAATTATTTATTAAAATTGTATATAAAAATATTTAAATTATAATAAAAATTATTCTTTTAACAAAGTTGGCAAATGCCATTTTTTGTAGTATGCAAGAACTCTTAAAAGTACACCAAAAATAAAAACTATAATAAGTGATACAAAATTTCTTAATTCAAACAGCTCTAAAATGTAAACAATAGAAGCAATAATCAGTGCAACTGTTGCATAAAACTCTGAAACTAAAATAAAAGGCATTCTATTTATCAAAACATCTCTTATTGTTCCTCCTCCAACAGCAGTTATAAAACCTAAAACTAAAACACTTAAAAAGTTAAAACCACTCTCTATTGCAATTATAGAACCTGTTATTGCAAAAGAAGCCAAACCAATAGCATCTGAAATTATAAATGCCCATTTCCCTTCTAAATTTGTAATTTTATGTAGTTTAAAAAGTATTGCTATTAAAACCGTAACAATAACAAGTGAAAGTGGTAAATTTGAAGTAAAAACATAAGGAGTTCTATCTGCTAAAACATCTCTTATCATTCCACCACCAAAAGCAGTTAAAAATGCAGATATAAAAACTCCCAAAATATCAAGTCGGCAATGAACTCCTATTAGAAATCCACTTAAAGCAAAAGATATTATTCCTATAATATCAGCAATTTCAAATGCACTCATTTAAGAAGCTCTTGCATTGCAAGGGCTGTTTGTCTAATCTCCCATTGAGCGTGAGTATCAAGTCTTAGTTTAAAATAGTTATCAAGCTGTTTTGGCATAAAAGCAGCCCAAATTTGTGTATATCCCATTTGTGGAATTACTCTTCTAGC
The Aliarcobacter faecis genome window above contains:
- a CDS encoding RluA family pseudouridine synthase; the encoded protein is MPFVLKKFQAIKDKKIQIFLTHYLNYSPKIAQKLIGKGRVFRDDMSAFNPSDIIDCEEIFIGVFEGQSRGLKPLLEFNDFAIFDKPTNLMVHPISKHTQYSLLDEIRYFFGEDANLIHRIDAETSGLVIVGKNKKSEIELKDMFQEKKYHKSYLAIVCGKLEKELTINKPLDKEGLLIGVKMKVCNEEEGGKESITIIKPLKYNQNRDLTLIEAIPLTGRQHQIRVHLHSINHTILGDPIYGIDDINAENYLNKTLSSNDRFTLSGSSRLWLHANYLEFSYKNIIYKIFSKNRDIFNEFERC
- a CDS encoding trimeric intracellular cation channel family protein; translation: MSAFEIADIIGIISFALSGFLIGVHCRLDILGVFISAFLTAFGGGMIRDVLADRTPYVFTSNLPLSLVIVTVLIAILFKLHKITNLEGKWAFIISDAIGLASFAITGSIIAIESGFNFLSVLVLGFITAVGGGTIRDVLINRMPFILVSEFYATVALIIASIVYILELFELRNFVSLIIVFIFGVLLRVLAYYKKWHLPTLLKE
- the purB gene encoding adenylosuccinate lyase, which translates into the protein MVERYAREQMSSKWTQEARYAAWLEVEKAAVKAWNKLGLIPDEDCEKIVKNAKFSVQRIEEIEAITKHDLIAFNTSVSESLGEESRWFHYGMTSSDAVDTGVALQMRDSLIIIIEDVKMLLESIKKRANEHKYTLMVGRSHGIHGEPITFGLTLAVWYDEVKRHLKNLEETMEVIAVGQISGAMGNFAHAPLELEEYAMAELGLKPEPCSNQVIHRDRYARLATSLALLASSVEKFAVQVRHLQRTEVYEAEEYFAAGQKGSSAMPHKRNPILTENITGLARMIRAYCIPAMENVALWHERDISHSSTERFWLPDAFITTDFMLHRMNSVIANLTVMPENMMKNLNLTGGLVFSQRVLLELPLKGVSREDAYRIVQRNAMRVWEEIQKGKSTTNEKGESLYLQYLLSDEELGKSLSQEQIRECFNFDYYTKNVDAIFNRVFK